A genomic stretch from Papio anubis isolate 15944 unplaced genomic scaffold, Panubis1.0 scaffold1341, whole genome shotgun sequence includes:
- the LOC116272602 gene encoding zinc finger protein 468-like gives MLKTLSSTGKGNTEVILTGTLQRQASHHTGEFCLHEIGKDIHDFDFQWKEDETNGHAAPMMEIKELTGSTDRHDQRHSGNKPIKDQLGSSFHSHLPELHIFQPEGKIHNQVEKSVNNASSVSTAQRISDRPKTLISSKYGNNSLHSSLLTQKWEGHMREKSFQCIESFKSFNCSSLLKKHQIIHLEEKQCKCDVCGKVFNQKRYLACHRRCHTGEKPYKCNECGKTFGHNSSLFIHKALHTGEKPYECEECDKVFSRKSHLERHKRIHTGEKPYKCKVCDEAFVYNSYLAKHTILHTGEKPYTCNECGKVFNRLSTLARHRRLHTGEKPYKCEECDKVFSRRSHLERHRRIHSGEKPYKCEECDKVFSRKSNLERHRRIHTGEKPYKCKVCGKAFQRDSHLAQHQRVHTGEKPYKCNECGKTFRQTSSLIIHRRLHTGEKPYKCNECGKTFSQMSSLIYHHRLHSAEKSE, from the coding sequence ATGTTGAAGACATTGTCATCAACAGGGAAAGGCAATACAGAAGTGATCCTCACCGGGACATTGCAAAGACAAGCAAGTCATCACACTGGAGAATTTTGCCTCCATGAAATTGGGAAAGACATTCATGACTTCGACTTTCAGTGGAAAGAAGATGAAACAAATGGCCATGCAGCACCCATGATGGAAATCAAAGAGTTGACAGGTAGTACAGACCGACATGATCAAAGGCATTCTGGAAACAAGCCTATTAAAGATCAGCTTGGATCAAGCTTTCATTCGCATCTACCTGAACTGCACATATTTCAGCCTGAAGGGAAAATTCATAATCAAGTTGAGAAATCTGTCAACAATGCTTCCTCGGTTTCAACAGCCCAAAGAATTTCTGATAGGCCCAAAACCCTTATTTCTAGTAAGTATGGAAATAATTCCCTCCATTCTTCATTACTCACACAAAAATGGGAAGGACACATGAGAGAAAAATCTTTCCAATGTATCGAGAGTTTCAAATCCTTTAATTGTAGCTCACTCTTAAAAAAACACCAGATAATTCACTTAGAAGAGAAACAATGTAAATGTGATGTATGTGGGAAGGTCTTTAATCAGAAGCGATACCTTGCATGCCATCGTAGATgtcacactggtgagaaaccttacaagtgtaatgagtgtggcaagaccttTGGTCACAATTCATCCCTCTTCATCCACAAAGCACTTCATACcggagagaaaccttatgaatgtgaagaatgtgacaaagttTTCAGTCGCAAATCACACCTTGAAAGACACAAGAggattcatactggagagaaaccatacaaatgtaagGTTTGTGATGAGGCTTTCGTGTATAATTCATATCTGGCAAAGCATACTATacttcacactggagagaaaccttacacatgtaatgaatgtggcaaggttTTTAATCGACTATCAACCCTTGCACGCCATCgtagacttcatactggagagaaaccttacaaatgtgaagagtgTGACAAAGTTTTCAGTCGCAGATCACACCTTGAAAGACATAGGAGGATTCATAgtggagagaaaccatacaaatgtgaagaatgtgacaaagttTTCAGTCGCAAATCAAACCTGGAAAGACATAGGAggattcatactggagagaaaccatacaaatgtaagGTTTGTGGCAAGGCTTTCCAGAGGGATTCACACCTGGCACAACATcagagagttcacactggagagaaaccttacaaatgtaatgagtgtggcaagaccttcCGTCAGACATCATCCCTTATAATCCATCGTAggcttcatactggagagaaaccttacaaatgtaatgagtgtggcaagaccttcAGTCAGATGTCATCCCTTATATACCATCATAGACTTCATAGTGCAGAGAAATCTGAATAG